The following proteins are co-located in the Desulfatitalea tepidiphila genome:
- a CDS encoding AI-2E family transporter: MGDLNARNPILWFFLACFIGTIFTLGWLLKPFFPILVLGAVVSGICYPLYNAIQRHPKIGAPMSAFLTCSLVFVILFVPIVFFVGSLTQQAFGLYQMARSAVLSEQVNALLRDSHILDRVNAFLANFNYTITGEEIKNAVSEIGKFVGLFLYEQARAVASNTLAFLVNFLMILMVIYFLLLDGERLINYLIELSPLPADQEHMLINKFKEMASAVLIGNGLGGLIQGILGGLVFWVFGFQSAFLWGVIMGLLAFLPIVGIGAVFIPTAIYLFVKAHVAAGIFFLVFYVVLSGGTEYIFKPKIVGKQAKIHPLLIFFAIIGGLKLFGILGIIYGPLVVTAFLTMADIYRVSYKRFVEREDL, translated from the coding sequence ATCTTGGTGCTTGGGGCAGTGGTCAGCGGCATCTGCTATCCGCTTTACAACGCCATTCAGCGGCACCCGAAAATCGGGGCACCGATGTCCGCCTTTCTCACCTGTTCGCTGGTTTTTGTGATTCTCTTTGTGCCCATCGTCTTTTTTGTGGGCAGCCTGACCCAGCAGGCTTTCGGTCTTTATCAAATGGCAAGAAGCGCGGTGCTCAGCGAGCAGGTCAACGCACTCCTGCGCGATTCGCACATCCTGGACAGAGTCAATGCATTCCTCGCCAACTTCAATTACACGATCACCGGCGAAGAAATCAAGAATGCCGTCTCAGAAATCGGTAAGTTCGTGGGCTTGTTTCTGTATGAGCAGGCCAGGGCCGTTGCCTCCAATACCCTGGCGTTCCTGGTCAACTTCCTGATGATACTGATGGTGATCTATTTCTTGTTGTTAGATGGGGAGCGGCTGATCAATTATCTGATCGAACTTTCTCCGTTGCCGGCAGACCAGGAACACATGCTGATCAACAAGTTCAAGGAGATGGCCTCTGCCGTTTTGATCGGTAACGGGTTAGGCGGATTGATCCAGGGGATCCTGGGCGGATTGGTGTTCTGGGTTTTCGGCTTTCAGTCGGCTTTTCTATGGGGTGTCATTATGGGCCTGCTGGCATTTCTTCCGATTGTCGGTATCGGCGCGGTGTTTATTCCGACGGCGATTTATCTCTTCGTCAAGGCGCATGTCGCGGCGGGCATCTTTTTTCTCGTGTTTTATGTAGTCCTCTCGGGTGGGACCGAATATATCTTCAAGCCAAAGATTGTCGGCAAGCAGGCCAAGATCCATCCCCTGTTGATTTTCTTCGCCATTATCGGCGGCCTCAAATTGTTCGGTATTCTCGGCATCATATACGGGCCTTTGGTGGTGACCGCTTTTTTGACCATGGCCGATATTTACCGGGTCAGTTACAAGCGTTTTGTGGAGAGAGAAGATCTTTAG